The Winslowiella toletana region CCGGCAAGAAATTAGCCGCCAGCAGGGTATTAATTAACACCGGGGAACCTGGCGTCGCATTACCAACATGCCCCAGTGATTCATCAAGTTGCGTCACGTTAACGCTATTGCCGTCACCGAGACACAGGCCAACAGCATTGATAGCATATTTCTTCGCCCACGCCAGCAGCGTTTTGTTGGCGGTTCCTGCCAGCGCACCGGTGATGATGTCGATCTGATCGGCAGGCGTCACCCGCAGGCCATTTTTCTTCTGAACCGGCAGCGCCAGTTTCTTCATCAGTTCATCCACCAGACAGCCACCGCCATGCACGATTAACAGCGGACGCTGGTGAGATTCACGATAAGTCACCAGCGCGTCAAACAGTCGCGCCAGCGCCTCTTCACTGTCCAGTAACACACCGCCCAGTTTGATAATGAGTGGATTGGTCATAATGTTCTCAAACTCGTCAGTTAAATAAGTGACAGCGTTTCAGGGAAACCGAAACGGATATTCAGACACTGCACCGCCTGCGAAGACGCGCCTTTCAGCAGGTTATCTTCCGCCGCAACGAGGATCACATGCTCGCCCTGTACGGCAAAACCAATATCGCAGAACGGCAGACCAATCACAGATTTTAGCGCTGGCAGGCTCTTGTCATGCAGACGCACCAGTGGTTTGTCGTGATAGGCGTTGTGCAACGCTTCCGCCACATCTTCACGGCTGATGCCGGCTTTCAGGCGACAGGTAATAGTTTCCAGAATACCGCGCGGGAAATTGCCCAGATGCGGGTTAAAAATTACCGGCATCCCCAGATGTTCAGCGATTTCCGGCTGATGGCGATGAGCAAACAGGTTGTAGGGTTGCAGGCTCACTTCGCAGAAACTGGTGTTAATACTGGCCTTACGACCGGCACCGCTGACGCCACTGGTGGCGTTGATCACCGGCCACTGATCGCGATTCAGCAGATCGGCTTCGATCAACGGCTTCAGCGCCAGCTGAGCCGCGGTCGGATAGCATCCCGGCACCGCAATCAGCTGCGCTTCTTTAATTCTGTCGTGCTGCCACTCGGCCAGGCCATAAACAGCTTTATCCAGCCACTGCTGATGCTGATGGGTAAAACCGTAGTATTGGGTGTAGAAGTTCTCATCGTTTACGCGGAAAGCGCCAGAGAGATCGAACACCACACAGCCGGCTTTCAGGAATTCAGGCGCCAGGTCGTGGCTGACCTCGTGGGCGGTGGCGAGGAATACCACATCAACCTTGCCAGCATACTCGGCAGCATCACTCAGCGGCTGTAAAGGCATATCAACGATGCCTTTCAGCTGCGGATGAAGCTCGGAGAGTAATTTTCCTGCATCCGGGCTTTGCGCTGAAACCGCTAAAGCGGTTATGTTCATATGCGGATGGCGATTCAGATAGGTCGCAAGCTCTACACCAGCATAACCGCTGGCACCAACAATCAGCGTATTCAACATCAGGCTGTATACCTTTTTACAGTCACCAAATTCCGGGTTGCAGCCGTTTAGGCTTCTGACCCACGATGCCAGGCGTTTATTTGTTCAGGGCACATTTAACCGTTCCCTTAAGCCTGACGTTAATGTATTTTTATTCACTATTAATGCATGAATATTGATACTATCCTAACCCAAGGACTGTCAACAGTGAAGACAAAATTACCCCCTTTTATTGAACTATACCGCCAGTTGATCGCGATACCATCAATCAGTGCTACCGACAGCGCGCTCGATCAGAGTAATGAAACTTTAATCAATTTGCTGGCCGGTTGGTTTCGCGACCTTGGCTTCAGCGTGGAGGTTCAGCCGGTACCCGGTACTCGCCATAAATTCAATATGCTGGCGAAGAGCGGTCTCGGTGCTGGCGGCCTACTGTTAGCCGGTCACAGCGATACCGTGCCGTATGACGACGGCCGCTGGACGCGCGATCCTTTCACCCTGACCGAACACGACAATAAGCTGTACGGCCTCGGCACCGCCGACATGAAAGGTTTCTTTGCGTTTATTCTTGATGCGTTGCGTGATGTCGATGTCTCAACGTTAACAAAACCGCTGTATATCCTCGCGACTGCCGATGAAGAAACCACCATGGCTGGCGCGCGCTATTTCTCGGAATCCACCACGCTGCGCCCGGACTGCGCGATTATTGGTGAGCCGACGTCACTGAAGCCGGTGCGCGCGCACAAAGGCCACCTGTCACACGCTATTCGCATTGAGGGGCAATCAGGCCACTCCAGCGATCCAGGTCGTGGCGTCAATGCGATTGAACTGATGCACGATGCGATTGGCCATTTGATGAATCTGCGTAACACGCTGAAAGAGCGCTACCATCACGATGGGTTTGCGATTCCCTATCCGACGATGAATTTCGGCCATATTAATGGTGGTGATGCGGCAAACCGTATCTGCGCCTGCTGCGAGCTGCATATGGATATTCGTCCGTTGCCTGGCCTGACGCTGAGCGATCTTGATGGCTTGTTAAACGAAGCGCTGGCACCGGTAAGTGAGCGCTGGCCGGGTCGCCTGACAGTAGGTGAGTTGCATCCGCCGATTCCGGGCTATGAATGTCCGCCCGATCATCAACTGGTGCAGGTAGTCGAGAAACTGTTAGGGACGCCCACCGAAGTGGTTAACTACTGTACCGAAGCGCCGTTTATTCAACAGATTTGCCCAACGCTGGTTCTGGGTCCAGGCTCAATTAATCAGGCGCATCAGCCCGATGAATTTATCGATACGGCATTTATTAAGCCCACTCGTGAGCTAATCGCTCAGGTGGTGCATCACTTTTGCCATCACTAAGCGACAATGGGGTAAATATCTGTAAAACCAGCCACTTGCCCCAGATTTATCCCGTGTTTAGTGATAAGAATAACTTATCTCGCTTTGATGTAATTAAATTTCATAAATTACCGTCATTTAGCATCAGGATGCTGCTCAATTAAGTCAATTGACGAATGGATAGTTACATGGCTAGATAAAAGACGAAGTTATGCCCGTCTGGGTGAAATAAAGTTACAAAAAATATAAGGGTGTCAGGGGTCATATGAACGAACAATATTCCGCAATGCGAAGTAATGTCAGTATGCTCGGCAAACTGCTCGGGGATACCATCAAGGATGCTTTGGGAGAGAACATCCTCGACCGGGTGGAAACCATCCGTAAACTCTCCAAGTCATCCCGTGCGGGAAATGACGCTCACCGTCAGGAATTGCTCAATACGCTGCAAAATCTGTCGAATGATGAACTGCTGCCGGTCGCCCGCGCGTTCAGTCAGTTTCTGAATCTGACCAATACCGCCGAGCAATACCACACTATTTCCCCGAAAGGTGAAGGCGCTAATCATCCCGAGATGCTGTCCAGATCCTTTGAGCACCTGAAACAACAGCCCAATCTGACCGAAAGCGCAATCCGTGAAGCGATCGAGTCGCTGTCACTGGAGCTGGTGCTGACTGCACACCCGACTGAAATCACCCGCCGTACTCTGATTCATAAACTGGTCGAGGTGAATACCTGCCTGAAGCAGCTCGACCATAACGATCTCTCTGATTACGATCGCGGCCAGATTATGCGCCGCCTGCGTCAGCTGGTTGCCCAGGCCTGGCACACCGATGAAATCCGTAAATATCGCCCATCACCGGTTGATGAAGCCAAATGGGGCTTTGCGGTGGTGGAAAACAGCCTGTGGGAAGGCGTACCAAGCTTCCTGCGAGAACTGAATGAACAGGTTGAAGCATCGTTTGGCTACAAGCTGCCGGTCGACTTTGTGCCGGTGCAGTTCACCTCCTGGATGGGCGGCGACCGCGACGGTAACCCGAATGTGACCTCCGACATTACCCGCCACGTGCTGCAACTCAGCCGCTGGAAAGCCACCGACCTGTTCCTGCGTGATATTGCCGTGCTGGTTTCCGAACTGTCGATGTCTGAATGTAATGATGAAGTACGTCAACTTTGCGGTAATCCGGAAGCGCTCGAACCGTATCGCGAGATCATGAAAAACCTGCGCAGCCAGCTGACGAATACCCAGGCTTACCTCGAACGCCGCCTGAAAGGCGAACGTCCGCCGCGTCCTGCTGATCTGCTGATCTCTAACGAACAGCTGTGGGACCCGCTCTACGCTTGCTATCAGTCACTGCAAGCCTGTGGCATGGGCATCATCGCCAACGGACAGCTGCTGGATACGATGCGCCGGGTGAAATGCTTTGGTGTGCCGCTGGTGCGTATTGATATCCGTCAGGAAAGCACCCGCCATACCGAAGCGATTGCCGAAGTGACGCGCTATCTGGGTCTCGGCGATTATGAAAGCTGGTCTGAAGCCGATAAGCAGGCTTTCCTGGTGCGTGAACTGAATTCGAAACGTCCACTGTTACCGCGCCAGTGGGAACCGAGCGCCGATACCCGTGAAGTATTGGATACCTGTCGCGTCGCGGCAGAAGCACCGAAAGGCTCTATCGCCGCTTACGTCATCTCGATGGCGAAGACGCCCTCAGATGTTCTGGCGGTTCACTTACTGTTGAAAGAAGCCGGTATCACCTATGCGATGCCGGTCGCCCCGCTGTTTGAAACCCTTGATGATTTGAATAATGCCAATGACGTCATGAGCCAGCTGTTAAACATTGACTGGTATCGCGGCTTTATTCAGGGCAAACAGATGGTGATGATTGGCTATTCTGATTCAGCGAAAGACGCCGGTGTAATGGCGGCATCATGGGCGCAGTATCAGGCTCAGGATGCGCTGATCAAAACCTGTGAGAAGGCTGGTATCGCGCTGACGCTGTTCCACGGACGTGGCGGCACCATTGGCCGCGGCGGCGCACCGGCCCATGCGGCACTGCTGTCACAACCGCCGGGTAGCCTGAAAGGCGGCCTGCGCGTGACCGAACAGGGTGAGATGATCCGCTTTAAGTATGGCTTGCCGGAAGTCACCATCTCCAGCCTTTCGCTGTATACCGGTGCGATTCTGGAGGCTAACCTGCTGCCACCGCCGGAACCGAAAAATGAGTGGTGCAGCATTATGGATCAGCTGTCGGCAGTCTCCTGCGAAATGTACCGAGGTTATGTGCGTGAAAATGAGGACTTCGTTCCTTACTTCCGCTCGGCAACGCCGGAACTGGAACTGGGCAAATTGCCACTCGGCTCACGTCCGGCGAAGCGCCGCCCAACCGGTGGCGTAGAGTCACTGCGTGCCATTCCCTGGATCTTCGCCTGGACACAAAACCGTCTGATGCTGCCTGCCTGGCTGGGTGCCGGTGCGGCGCTGCATAAAGCGATGGAAGAAGGTCATCAGGATCAGTTGGAAGCCATGTGCCGTGACTGGCCATTCTTCTCAACTCGTCTGGGGATGCTGGAAATGGTGTTCTCTAAAGCTGATCTGTGGCTGGCAGAATATTACGATCAGCGTCTGGTGGATAAATCATTGTGGCCGCTGGGCAAACAGCTGCGCGACCAGTTGGAGTCTGATATTAAAGCGGTACTGACCATCGCCAATGACTCACATTTGATGGAGGATCAGCCGTGGATTGCGGAATCTATCGCGCTGCGTAATGTCTACACCGACCCACTGAACGTACTGCAGGCCGAGCTGTTGCATCGTTCGCGTCAGCAGGAAGAACAAGGTAGTGAACCTGATGCCCGCGTCGAGCAGGCGCTGATGGTAACTATCGCCGGTGTCGCAGCCGGGATGCGTAACACTGGCTGACAGGCCTTAAAATCCAAGGGCGGCTCTATGCCGCCCTTAATCTTTATACCGCGGCCAATCCCGGACGCACGCCCAGCGTATGGCAAATCGCGTAGCTCAACTCAGCACGGTTCAGCGTATAGAAGTGGAAATCTTTCACCCCTTCACGGCTGAGAATCTTCACCATATCCATCGCCACATTGGCACCGACCATTTTGCGCGTCTCAGGGTCATCATCCAGCCCCGCAAACATCGCCGTCATCCAGCCCGGAACACGTACGTTAGTCATGGTGGCAAAACGCTGTAGCTGCTTAAAGTTAGACACTGGCAGAATGCCCGGCACGATTTCAACGTCAATGCCGGTCGAAACGCAGCGATCGCGAAAGCGCAGATAGCTCTCAACATCAAAGAAAAACTGAGTGATGGCGCGATTAGCCCCGGCATCAATTTTACGCTTCAGGTTAATCAGGTCGGCCTGCGCGCTTTTCGCTTCCGGATGCACTTCCGGATAAGCTGCTACTGAAATATCAAAGTCACCCACTTCACGCAGCAATGCCACTAAATCGGCGCCGTACATCTCCGGCTTGCCGCCGCCCGGCGGTAAATCGCCGCGCAGTGCCACAATATGACGAATACCGTTATTCCAGTAATCCTGGGCGATAGTGCGCAGCTCATCACGAGATGCGTCGATACAGGTCAGATGCGGTGCCGCTTCCAGACCGGTGCGATCTTTAATGCCTTTAATGATGCTGTGCGTACGGTCCCGCTCGCCAGAGTTAGCCCCGTATGTGACCGAAACAAATTTCGGTTTCAGACTGCTTAAACGATCGATCGAGCTCCAGAGAGTTTGTTCCATTTCACTGGTGCGTGGCGGAAAAAATTCAAAAGAGACATTAATTTGCCCGTTCAGCTCTGCCAGACTTTGATTCAGCGCTTCGCGCTGATTGGCGTGGAAAAAACTCATATCCGGTTACCTCATCCATCGCTTCTTATGATTATTACTGCGTAAGTTGAACATCCATACGTTTAGACGTCCAGACACTTAAATTGAACTATCGCGATGAAATCGTCAACATAAAAATGATCAACAGGCGTGACAAATCCTCAATCAAGGTGAAAGAGATTCAG contains the following coding sequences:
- the argB gene encoding acetylglutamate kinase, encoding MTNPLIIKLGGVLLDSEEALARLFDALVTYRESHQRPLLIVHGGGCLVDELMKKLALPVQKKNGLRVTPADQIDIITGALAGTANKTLLAWAKKYAINAVGLCLGDGNSVNVTQLDESLGHVGNATPGSPVLINTLLAANFLPVVSSIGITDAGELMNVNADQAATALAATLGADLILLSDVSGILDGKGQRIEEMTAAKAEQLIAQGIITDGMIVKVNAALDAARTLGRPVDIASWRNAEQLPTLFNGVSIGTRILA
- the argC gene encoding N-acetyl-gamma-glutamyl-phosphate reductase, translated to MLNTLIVGASGYAGVELATYLNRHPHMNITALAVSAQSPDAGKLLSELHPQLKGIVDMPLQPLSDAAEYAGKVDVVFLATAHEVSHDLAPEFLKAGCVVFDLSGAFRVNDENFYTQYYGFTHQHQQWLDKAVYGLAEWQHDRIKEAQLIAVPGCYPTAAQLALKPLIEADLLNRDQWPVINATSGVSGAGRKASINTSFCEVSLQPYNLFAHRHQPEIAEHLGMPVIFNPHLGNFPRGILETITCRLKAGISREDVAEALHNAYHDKPLVRLHDKSLPALKSVIGLPFCDIGFAVQGEHVILVAAEDNLLKGASSQAVQCLNIRFGFPETLSLI
- the argE gene encoding acetylornithine deacetylase, producing the protein MKTKLPPFIELYRQLIAIPSISATDSALDQSNETLINLLAGWFRDLGFSVEVQPVPGTRHKFNMLAKSGLGAGGLLLAGHSDTVPYDDGRWTRDPFTLTEHDNKLYGLGTADMKGFFAFILDALRDVDVSTLTKPLYILATADEETTMAGARYFSESTTLRPDCAIIGEPTSLKPVRAHKGHLSHAIRIEGQSGHSSDPGRGVNAIELMHDAIGHLMNLRNTLKERYHHDGFAIPYPTMNFGHINGGDAANRICACCELHMDIRPLPGLTLSDLDGLLNEALAPVSERWPGRLTVGELHPPIPGYECPPDHQLVQVVEKLLGTPTEVVNYCTEAPFIQQICPTLVLGPGSINQAHQPDEFIDTAFIKPTRELIAQVVHHFCHH
- the ppc gene encoding phosphoenolpyruvate carboxylase — translated: MNEQYSAMRSNVSMLGKLLGDTIKDALGENILDRVETIRKLSKSSRAGNDAHRQELLNTLQNLSNDELLPVARAFSQFLNLTNTAEQYHTISPKGEGANHPEMLSRSFEHLKQQPNLTESAIREAIESLSLELVLTAHPTEITRRTLIHKLVEVNTCLKQLDHNDLSDYDRGQIMRRLRQLVAQAWHTDEIRKYRPSPVDEAKWGFAVVENSLWEGVPSFLRELNEQVEASFGYKLPVDFVPVQFTSWMGGDRDGNPNVTSDITRHVLQLSRWKATDLFLRDIAVLVSELSMSECNDEVRQLCGNPEALEPYREIMKNLRSQLTNTQAYLERRLKGERPPRPADLLISNEQLWDPLYACYQSLQACGMGIIANGQLLDTMRRVKCFGVPLVRIDIRQESTRHTEAIAEVTRYLGLGDYESWSEADKQAFLVRELNSKRPLLPRQWEPSADTREVLDTCRVAAEAPKGSIAAYVISMAKTPSDVLAVHLLLKEAGITYAMPVAPLFETLDDLNNANDVMSQLLNIDWYRGFIQGKQMVMIGYSDSAKDAGVMAASWAQYQAQDALIKTCEKAGIALTLFHGRGGTIGRGGAPAHAALLSQPPGSLKGGLRVTEQGEMIRFKYGLPEVTISSLSLYTGAILEANLLPPPEPKNEWCSIMDQLSAVSCEMYRGYVRENEDFVPYFRSATPELELGKLPLGSRPAKRRPTGGVESLRAIPWIFAWTQNRLMLPAWLGAGAALHKAMEEGHQDQLEAMCRDWPFFSTRLGMLEMVFSKADLWLAEYYDQRLVDKSLWPLGKQLRDQLESDIKAVLTIANDSHLMEDQPWIAESIALRNVYTDPLNVLQAELLHRSRQQEEQGSEPDARVEQALMVTIAGVAAGMRNTG
- the metF gene encoding methylenetetrahydrofolate reductase gives rise to the protein MSFFHANQREALNQSLAELNGQINVSFEFFPPRTSEMEQTLWSSIDRLSSLKPKFVSVTYGANSGERDRTHSIIKGIKDRTGLEAAPHLTCIDASRDELRTIAQDYWNNGIRHIVALRGDLPPGGGKPEMYGADLVALLREVGDFDISVAAYPEVHPEAKSAQADLINLKRKIDAGANRAITQFFFDVESYLRFRDRCVSTGIDVEIVPGILPVSNFKQLQRFATMTNVRVPGWMTAMFAGLDDDPETRKMVGANVAMDMVKILSREGVKDFHFYTLNRAELSYAICHTLGVRPGLAAV